One Megasphaera elsdenii DSM 20460 genomic window carries:
- a CDS encoding ATP-binding protein encodes MDEYEKLKELYEHMMVVRKDSRQHIQGLCVALDNGLWFPERQQQAVRDDLQALSQAQDALCQALAQVQIATADKADELGERIEAWHREQENREAMKAMVHQLEGIFDVVYVGTDESIASQFRQMQGDVKALLGLSLTFDELSEQAEKYIRFLEAVRFDGPLLDRDLADSLRSQFGGDISLACIYHDFRLTEGQSAAAPEETAAKVPPTPAFTPEPEPAPVPALEKATSAPAMPDGMTLVQQKPLRAKLKGAKSFTHDIQQFAEQTEGMAIFWLMALCFHDFVGEGEEARLSRGLQEQQKRMGADTFENSLQAIRSRFLDWGLAAKYQWGTQPFYRLTPETYDVLKRDKVRKYFNIPYFTRMTDWTCFSRLYEMERFVLQVLDHSPYEIAFFRAQRQAFFGYVIFGKSMVVDDGTFLPAYLLIRPPFSEAELEADQKDFQYVAKSTAVKLLLTDSREYAKPWMTRFGTEDIYVALTHPDEKGDFLFSSKGEVLTADDLFAVAVKKAEVDIPDCLDIREKTQKMLFLNEHVAEVPNLDGPDESDAPGVPEEPEETEKTEEAQPESVPSEEAVPDSTADAVTDRADALQSFCQLLQKGHRAEGSFWLHALASTAGPDEADWEVLSDEIAYILGDPLYDPAAHSDGFDFWDSMISLTAIEMGQSRDVLNAAAMVRAFFAPAEPKGYLLSKTWIRINEEPNEAFTAIPALKQFVSLCKNFADTQGMSLAYGLQQHASDRQPVDLDGARQAVAEQYQALCMDERKPSPHPRLRGLRSQLYGGHGQVVPYFKDVDAFDLTELSDFCNTFLNTPLTADTPVNRIEDRLVNENKVKEYLDGVWFSIPVGERKNERFLGKDATQQIKLIKKSVLILCRYILAKQAAQHEQNQHGLSPDVLAQQRQKGLDLLQQAQAELAGQTVDTVMDELAKAVLQALLNDLTRQFQGCSSGEPYYAPLLKANAFELDSDYLPDLTPDYDGEYPLVPRLQRYIQARLSQTADLSWQDAYHQAVRVYNLGIARQIAGLDDAVKRVGKRDTVLQYGLQYAAADTENYRSDVELAANYGKIIGKERMEHYFSVADTARSHFKKTENFALYKDLLQSCLKHIDEEAEPRRQSVQRELDQFRSQIQEEDLSWLDPIQAWLDHGNLTIVEDYLHRCAHKSPREMKLILNYQGDFGLKTFTQFLEQYQAGFDLCNKNKKLSLKNIYDQKPGIRNKRVHDRLNRKEKDGLDFVEAWSAESSAPGKSMKPLLEGLGYGNIADIQVSRAEKNCTCYSVKFEKNPPRFHHPFAVFGSGAYYNGLNVVLFRGSHTPQSIVNEISQLSVAKEKGTLFFLDSALTLSDRRELARLMKTNLDMQNVLVLDRVLALYLTHFEKNDRNDKLLALALPFAYVQPFISEARIPPEMFIGRSTELAAIQDMAGPVFVYGGRQLGKSALLRQTRYLVHHPEQGNYAIYLDIKNKDGDAVLGDTCDELRRAGILNKHVRTWDELGRSLKDLWSQGKKNIDKLMILYDESDHFLVDAAAQQNRPIEVLKDIRDYVPGHFKFIFAGLHNVIRFDRRQLGDNTVFAQLDHLVVKPFGYLEANELLLKPLSYLGFEIRNQDIISTILAQTNYFPGLIQYYGKNLVESIRSQYKNQLFTDCNTPPYPLDESYLKDLLKDEKFRQKIDDLFMITLELDADNYYAIIALVVAYQYQYEQQRVVPVTLDTIRDVCAAYEVHKIADMRDEQLQALIDEMTDLNILHQEEGGKGYVFNRYNFYMMMGDWDDIERKLREYGNA; translated from the coding sequence ATGGATGAATATGAAAAGCTTAAAGAACTCTACGAGCATATGATGGTTGTCCGTAAAGACAGCCGGCAGCATATTCAGGGGTTATGTGTAGCCTTGGATAATGGATTGTGGTTTCCGGAACGTCAGCAGCAAGCCGTCCGGGACGATTTGCAAGCACTGAGCCAAGCCCAGGATGCGCTATGTCAGGCCCTGGCACAGGTCCAGATTGCGACGGCCGATAAAGCCGATGAATTAGGGGAACGAATCGAAGCTTGGCATCGGGAACAGGAAAACCGCGAGGCCATGAAAGCCATGGTACATCAATTGGAAGGCATATTCGACGTGGTCTATGTGGGAACTGATGAGTCCATAGCCAGCCAGTTCCGCCAGATGCAGGGCGATGTCAAGGCCTTGTTGGGCCTGTCCCTGACCTTCGACGAACTATCGGAACAGGCCGAAAAATATATCCGCTTCCTGGAAGCCGTCCGCTTCGACGGACCCCTCTTGGACCGGGACCTGGCCGATTCCCTGCGCAGCCAGTTCGGCGGCGATATCAGCCTGGCCTGCATCTATCATGATTTCCGCTTGACAGAAGGACAGTCGGCTGCGGCTCCCGAGGAAACCGCAGCGAAAGTACCGCCTACACCGGCTTTCACTCCGGAACCGGAACCAGCACCCGTACCGGCCCTTGAAAAGGCGACTTCAGCGCCGGCTATGCCTGATGGCATGACTTTGGTTCAACAGAAGCCCTTGCGTGCTAAATTGAAAGGGGCTAAATCCTTTACCCATGACATCCAGCAGTTCGCTGAACAGACCGAAGGGATGGCTATCTTCTGGCTCATGGCCCTCTGTTTCCATGATTTTGTCGGGGAAGGGGAAGAAGCCCGGCTGTCGAGGGGCTTGCAGGAACAGCAGAAAAGAATGGGCGCCGATACGTTTGAAAACAGTCTCCAAGCCATCCGCAGCCGCTTCTTGGACTGGGGCCTGGCCGCCAAATATCAGTGGGGAACGCAGCCCTTTTACCGGCTCACGCCAGAGACGTATGACGTCTTGAAGCGCGACAAAGTGCGCAAATATTTCAATATCCCTTATTTTACAAGAATGACGGACTGGACCTGCTTCAGCCGCTTATATGAAATGGAGCGCTTCGTCCTTCAGGTATTGGATCACAGTCCCTATGAAATAGCCTTTTTCAGGGCTCAGCGCCAAGCCTTTTTTGGCTATGTGATTTTTGGGAAGTCCATGGTGGTCGATGATGGAACCTTCCTGCCGGCATACCTCCTCATCAGGCCACCCTTTTCGGAAGCCGAGCTGGAAGCCGATCAGAAAGACTTCCAGTACGTGGCGAAATCGACGGCTGTCAAGCTGCTTCTGACCGATTCCCGGGAATACGCCAAGCCCTGGATGACCCGCTTCGGGACCGAAGATATCTATGTGGCCTTGACCCATCCCGATGAAAAGGGGGATTTTCTCTTTTCGTCAAAAGGCGAAGTCCTGACGGCTGATGACCTCTTTGCCGTAGCTGTGAAGAAAGCCGAAGTGGATATCCCCGATTGCCTGGATATCCGGGAAAAGACGCAGAAAATGCTGTTCCTCAATGAACATGTCGCGGAAGTCCCGAACCTGGATGGGCCAGATGAATCCGATGCACCTGGGGTACCAGAAGAACCGGAAGAAACAGAAAAAACGGAAGAAGCCCAGCCAGAATCGGTACCGTCAGAAGAAGCGGTTCCTGACTCGACGGCTGATGCAGTCACGGATAGGGCCGACGCTTTGCAGTCCTTCTGCCAGCTGCTCCAGAAAGGCCATCGGGCCGAAGGCAGTTTCTGGCTCCATGCCCTGGCCAGCACGGCTGGTCCTGACGAAGCGGATTGGGAAGTTTTATCTGATGAAATCGCCTATATCCTCGGCGATCCGCTGTATGACCCGGCTGCCCATTCCGACGGCTTCGATTTCTGGGACTCCATGATTTCCCTGACGGCCATCGAAATGGGCCAGTCCCGGGATGTCCTGAATGCTGCCGCCATGGTCCGCGCCTTTTTTGCGCCGGCTGAACCGAAAGGCTACTTGCTGAGCAAGACGTGGATCCGCATCAATGAAGAACCGAATGAAGCCTTTACAGCCATTCCGGCGTTGAAACAATTTGTATCCTTATGCAAGAACTTTGCCGATACCCAAGGTATGTCCTTGGCCTATGGTCTGCAGCAGCACGCATCGGACCGCCAGCCTGTCGATCTCGATGGGGCCCGTCAGGCCGTAGCCGAACAGTACCAGGCCCTGTGCATGGATGAACGGAAACCGTCGCCCCATCCCCGGCTGCGGGGCCTGCGCTCCCAGTTATACGGTGGTCATGGGCAGGTCGTCCCATATTTTAAAGACGTCGATGCCTTCGACCTTACGGAACTCAGCGATTTTTGTAATACCTTCCTTAACACGCCCTTGACAGCGGATACGCCAGTAAATCGGATTGAAGACCGTCTGGTCAATGAAAATAAAGTAAAAGAATATTTGGACGGCGTTTGGTTCAGTATTCCCGTGGGCGAACGAAAGAACGAACGCTTCCTGGGAAAAGATGCGACGCAGCAAATCAAATTAATCAAGAAATCCGTGCTCATCCTTTGCCGCTATATCCTGGCCAAACAGGCGGCACAGCATGAGCAGAACCAGCATGGCCTTTCACCGGACGTCTTGGCGCAGCAGCGGCAAAAAGGGTTGGATCTGTTACAACAGGCCCAAGCGGAGCTGGCCGGACAGACCGTAGATACCGTGATGGATGAGCTGGCGAAAGCCGTGCTTCAGGCCTTATTGAACGACTTGACCCGGCAGTTCCAGGGCTGTTCCAGCGGCGAACCTTACTATGCCCCTTTACTAAAAGCCAACGCCTTTGAACTGGATTCGGATTATCTGCCCGACTTGACGCCAGACTACGACGGGGAATACCCGCTCGTCCCGCGCTTGCAGCGGTATATCCAGGCACGCTTGTCCCAAACGGCGGACCTTTCCTGGCAGGACGCCTATCATCAGGCTGTCCGTGTTTATAATTTGGGCATAGCCAGACAAATCGCCGGCCTGGATGATGCGGTAAAGCGCGTCGGGAAGCGGGATACGGTCTTGCAGTACGGGTTGCAGTATGCCGCAGCCGATACGGAAAATTACCGGAGCGACGTCGAACTGGCGGCCAACTATGGAAAAATCATCGGCAAAGAACGGATGGAACATTATTTTTCCGTAGCCGATACTGCCCGAAGCCACTTCAAAAAGACTGAGAACTTTGCCCTGTACAAGGACTTGCTCCAGAGCTGCCTGAAACACATCGATGAAGAAGCGGAACCGCGCCGTCAGAGCGTGCAGCGCGAATTGGACCAGTTCCGCTCCCAAATCCAGGAGGAAGACTTGTCCTGGCTGGACCCGATTCAGGCCTGGCTCGACCATGGCAACCTGACCATCGTCGAAGACTACCTGCACCGCTGTGCTCACAAGAGCCCTCGTGAAATGAAGCTCATCCTGAATTATCAAGGTGATTTCGGCCTGAAGACGTTCACGCAATTCCTGGAACAGTACCAGGCCGGATTCGATTTGTGCAACAAGAATAAAAAATTATCTCTAAAGAATATTTATGACCAGAAGCCGGGAATCCGCAATAAACGGGTCCATGACCGCCTGAACCGCAAGGAAAAGGACGGCCTCGACTTCGTCGAAGCCTGGTCGGCTGAATCCAGCGCCCCCGGCAAATCGATGAAGCCCTTGTTAGAGGGCCTGGGATATGGGAACATCGCCGATATCCAGGTCAGCCGGGCCGAAAAGAATTGTACCTGTTACAGTGTGAAGTTCGAAAAGAATCCGCCCCGGTTCCACCATCCCTTTGCCGTCTTTGGCAGCGGCGCCTACTACAATGGGCTGAATGTCGTCCTCTTCCGGGGCAGCCACACGCCGCAGAGCATCGTCAATGAAATATCCCAGCTCAGTGTAGCCAAAGAAAAGGGGACCCTCTTTTTCCTCGACTCCGCCCTGACCCTTTCGGATCGGCGCGAATTGGCCAGACTCATGAAGACCAACCTGGATATGCAGAACGTCTTGGTCCTGGACCGGGTCCTGGCCCTGTACCTGACGCATTTTGAAAAGAACGACCGCAACGATAAGCTGCTGGCCCTGGCCTTGCCCTTTGCCTATGTCCAGCCCTTCATCAGTGAAGCCCGGATTCCGCCGGAAATGTTCATTGGCCGGTCGACTGAATTGGCAGCCATCCAGGACATGGCCGGCCCGGTCTTCGTCTATGGCGGCCGACAGCTGGGCAAGAGTGCCCTCTTGCGGCAGACCCGCTACCTGGTCCACCATCCGGAGCAGGGGAACTATGCCATTTACCTCGACATCAAGAACAAAGATGGCGACGCTGTCTTAGGAGATACGTGCGACGAACTCCGGCGGGCAGGCATCCTGAACAAACATGTCCGGACGTGGGATGAACTGGGGCGGAGCTTGAAAGACCTGTGGTCACAAGGAAAGAAAAACATCGACAAGCTCATGATCCTCTATGACGAATCGGACCATTTCCTCGTCGATGCGGCGGCTCAGCAGAACCGTCCTATTGAAGTGCTGAAGGACATCCGCGACTACGTGCCGGGCCATTTCAAATTCATCTTTGCCGGCCTGCACAACGTCATCCGCTTCGACCGGAGACAGTTAGGCGATAATACCGTCTTCGCCCAGCTGGACCACCTGGTCGTCAAGCCCTTCGGCTACCTGGAAGCGAACGAACTCCTCTTAAAACCGCTCAGCTACCTGGGTTTTGAAATCCGCAACCAGGATATCATCAGCACTATCCTGGCCCAGACTAATTACTTCCCGGGACTGATCCAGTATTACGGCAAGAACCTCGTCGAAAGTATCCGCAGCCAATACAAGAACCAGCTCTTCACGGACTGCAATACGCCGCCTTATCCATTGGATGAAAGCTACTTGAAAGACTTGCTGAAGGACGAAAAATTCCGGCAGAAAATCGATGACCTGTTCATGATTACCCTGGAACTGGATGCGGACAATTACTATGCCATCATCGCCCTCGTCGTCGCCTATCAGTACCAGTATGAACAGCAGCGGGTCGTGCCGGTCACCCTCGACACCATCCGGGATGTGTGCGCCGCTTACGAAGTCCATAAAATCGCCGACATGCGAGATGAACAGCTCCAGGCCCTGATTGATGAAATGACCGATTTGAACATCCTCCATCAGGAAGAAGGCGGGAAGGGCTATGTCTTCAACCGCTACAACTTCTACATGATGATGGGCGATTGGGACGATATCGAAAGGAAGCTGAGAGAATATGGAAACGCGTGA
- a CDS encoding putative holin-like toxin yields MSVYEALSLMIAFATLIVLVISASKK; encoded by the coding sequence ATGAGTGTATACGAAGCATTATCCTTGATGATAGCTTTTGCTACGCTTATTGTGCTGGTTATTTCAGCTAGTAAGAAATAA
- a CDS encoding tyrosine-type recombinase/integrase: MYLRKRGKKWYYTIEVPTKDGQGRLREERVGGTSYAQAAKAYRQAMKALDEAAVSEKPVIKMMDFLLEWLEKDVRINLGPNTYDSYAGIIKWHIGARFGNEALDALTTAEIQDWINSLKQDGYSRSTVKSIFTVFNDAMRWAVSNRQYIETNPMANVKMPKFDVPRKKPVIFSHQQIQIIFHAFPLGHKYYAPCMIAYCTGLRVGECLALQWSHIDMENRTISVDSTLYDKKGIPVCKATPKTKSSVRTIPFNETLYKALVRHKAQQAKNHRLYGDDYVESDFVCTREDGRPMNSNDMRYFNMWCKKEFGGGSFHSFRHTHATMMLENNIELDYVSKRLGHSSIATTANIYDTITDKRNREAMKKLDSIL; encoded by the coding sequence ATGTATTTACGAAAACGAGGCAAGAAATGGTATTATACGATTGAAGTCCCGACGAAAGATGGTCAGGGCAGGCTGCGGGAAGAACGCGTCGGCGGTACTTCGTATGCACAGGCCGCTAAAGCCTATCGGCAGGCCATGAAGGCTCTCGATGAAGCAGCGGTTTCGGAAAAGCCAGTCATAAAGATGATGGATTTTTTATTGGAATGGCTGGAAAAAGATGTGCGTATCAATTTAGGGCCCAATACGTACGATTCCTATGCGGGAATCATTAAATGGCATATTGGTGCCCGTTTCGGGAATGAAGCTTTGGATGCGCTGACGACGGCGGAAATCCAGGACTGGATCAACAGCTTGAAGCAGGATGGTTATTCCCGCTCGACGGTCAAGTCGATTTTCACGGTCTTCAATGATGCCATGCGCTGGGCCGTTTCCAACCGCCAGTACATCGAAACGAATCCCATGGCCAATGTCAAGATGCCGAAATTTGACGTTCCCCGGAAAAAGCCGGTCATCTTTTCGCATCAGCAGATACAGATTATTTTCCACGCCTTTCCGTTGGGGCATAAATATTACGCTCCCTGCATGATTGCCTATTGTACAGGCCTTCGTGTCGGGGAATGTCTGGCCTTGCAATGGTCTCATATAGACATGGAAAACCGAACGATTTCCGTTGATAGTACCTTATATGATAAAAAAGGCATCCCTGTTTGCAAGGCGACGCCCAAGACCAAGTCATCGGTCCGGACGATTCCCTTTAATGAGACTTTATACAAAGCCCTGGTCCGCCATAAGGCCCAGCAGGCCAAGAACCACCGTCTCTACGGTGACGATTACGTCGAAAGCGATTTTGTCTGTACCCGCGAAGACGGCCGTCCGATGAACAGCAATGATATGCGCTATTTCAATATGTGGTGCAAAAAGGAATTTGGTGGCGGCAGTTTCCATTCTTTCCGCCATACCCATGCCACGATGATGTTGGAAAATAATATCGAGCTCGACTACGTGTCCAAACGGCTAGGTCATTCTTCGATTGCGACGACGGCTAATATTTACGATACCATTACAGATAAGCGTAATCGGGAAGCCATGAAGAAACTCGATTCGATTTTGTAA
- a CDS encoding HD domain-containing protein, giving the protein MSPQITTYSGKHFDITHPNPEAICIEDIAHALSLICRGNGHVTTFYSVGQHCLQCAKEARARNLPSHLVLAALLHDATECYMSDVPRPMKQLMPIYRQTEARLLDVIYEKFLGQPLTAEETRLLKDIDNAFLWYDLTYLLQDKPDSAQPQVHCLPDYEPRPFADVEAEYLQCYRKCQEGKSWI; this is encoded by the coding sequence ATGTCTCCTCAAATCACTACCTACAGTGGAAAACATTTCGACATTACCCATCCCAATCCCGAGGCTATCTGTATCGAAGACATTGCCCACGCCCTGTCGCTCATCTGTCGGGGCAATGGCCATGTGACGACTTTTTATTCCGTTGGCCAGCATTGCCTGCAATGTGCCAAGGAGGCCCGGGCCAGGAATTTGCCATCTCATCTGGTCCTGGCAGCCCTATTGCACGATGCGACGGAATGTTATATGTCTGACGTACCACGGCCGATGAAGCAGCTCATGCCGATTTACCGTCAGACGGAAGCCAGGCTGCTCGACGTCATTTACGAGAAATTCCTGGGCCAGCCTTTGACAGCAGAAGAAACGCGGCTCCTCAAAGACATTGACAATGCGTTCCTCTGGTATGATCTGACCTATCTCTTGCAGGACAAGCCGGACAGTGCGCAGCCACAGGTGCATTGCCTTCCCGATTATGAACCACGGCCTTTTGCCGACGTCGAAGCTGAATATTTGCAGTGCTATCGAAAGTGTCAGGAGGGGAAATCATGGATATAG
- a CDS encoding MFS transporter translates to MQRFLSYENTILAVVMMVSFINPFTSSALTTALPGIGTAYGATDAQLSWVIELFLISSTVTIMPISKIADRIGKRHVFLFGVSLFCVSSLAVYFVTSLYGLFLLRILQGLGSASIFATSMAIVSLVTPPERRGRAMGFTIAAVYCGLSFGPVLGGFFSYYLGWKTIFYFIAIICAVAWLIALYSMKKEEWIVNSHGSLDLFGSLLYALAMIAIMVGLSEVTSLFYAKYLLAAGFILFLVFLYGEWHQKSPVLPVRIFADNRVFSCSSLAAMLNYCATFGISFLLSIYLQRITGLNARDTGLVLLLQPVLMALLSPVTGALSDRINPAVLASSGMILITFGLSCLAINVSLSSFWLIALALVIIGIGFALFTAPNNNAIMGSVAPKYYGAASSVVSTVRLIGQVLSVAIITLILSQSGAAAASDWLAHHIQQAFIVFTILCAIGIVPSAARSK, encoded by the coding sequence ATGCAGCGATTTTTGTCTTACGAAAATACGATTTTAGCTGTCGTCATGATGGTGTCTTTTATCAACCCTTTTACCAGCAGCGCTTTGACGACGGCTTTGCCTGGGATTGGTACGGCTTATGGTGCGACGGATGCCCAGCTCAGTTGGGTCATTGAGTTGTTCTTGATTTCTTCGACGGTGACGATTATGCCAATCAGCAAGATTGCCGACCGGATTGGCAAGCGTCATGTCTTCTTGTTTGGTGTATCCTTATTCTGTGTCTCGTCACTGGCTGTGTATTTTGTGACTTCCCTCTATGGCTTATTTTTACTGCGCATCTTGCAAGGCCTGGGCAGTGCCAGTATTTTTGCCACCAGCATGGCCATCGTCTCCCTGGTCACCCCGCCGGAACGTCGCGGCCGGGCTATGGGCTTTACCATTGCCGCTGTGTATTGCGGGCTGTCCTTTGGTCCGGTTCTGGGCGGTTTCTTTTCTTATTACCTGGGCTGGAAGACAATTTTTTATTTTATCGCCATTATCTGTGCCGTGGCCTGGCTGATTGCCCTGTATAGCATGAAAAAAGAAGAATGGATTGTCAATTCCCATGGCAGTCTGGATTTGTTTGGTAGCCTCTTATATGCCCTGGCTATGATTGCCATTATGGTTGGCTTATCGGAAGTAACGAGTCTTTTCTATGCTAAATATCTCTTGGCCGCCGGCTTCATCCTGTTCCTGGTGTTCTTGTATGGTGAATGGCACCAGAAAAGCCCGGTCCTGCCCGTCCGTATTTTTGCCGACAATCGCGTGTTTTCCTGTTCCAGTTTGGCAGCTATGCTCAACTATTGTGCAACTTTTGGCATCAGTTTCCTCTTGTCCATTTATTTGCAGCGCATTACCGGCCTCAATGCCCGTGACACGGGACTCGTCCTATTGCTCCAACCGGTGCTGATGGCGCTCTTGTCCCCTGTCACCGGAGCGCTGTCGGACCGTATCAATCCCGCCGTCCTGGCTTCTTCCGGTATGATTTTGATTACCTTCGGTCTCTCCTGTCTGGCAATCAATGTCTCTCTTTCTTCCTTCTGGCTCATTGCCCTGGCCCTGGTCATCATCGGCATCGGTTTTGCCCTGTTCACGGCGCCGAATAATAACGCGATTATGGGATCCGTGGCACCCAAATATTATGGGGCTGCTTCATCGGTCGTCAGTACGGTCCGCCTCATCGGCCAGGTCCTCAGCGTGGCCATCATCACCTTGATTTTGTCGCAAAGCGGCGCCGCGGCTGCATCGGACTGGTTGGCCCATCATATTCAGCAAGCCTTCATTGTTTTCACGATTCTCTGTGCCATTGGTATTGTCCCTTCAGCAGCACGGAGTAAGTGA
- a CDS encoding trans-sulfuration enzyme family protein, producing the protein MAKKENKFKGYDISTQAVHTGVAYDAETGAVRRPLHMANSYKLPDDLSKVNYSSTDLLMYARNGNPNQHWLEEKVAALHGADDAIVLGSGVAALHALFWTLLKTGDRVVYPKVSYMAVYRLFHELFNRKFGVETVMVDMTDLEAVKKAITPGTRLVHIETPDNPTDGISDIAAIAKIAHENGAALSVDNTFASPLNQHPLDFGADFVVESLTKYINGHGDAQGGAIISNDLATMDRIRYEAQVNVGSVISPFNAWQIFRGAVTFPLRMERINASTQKIAEWLEQRQNVTFVSYPGLPSNPGHELAKKQMKHGFGGVISFGIAADDKAVERFCAALKVVTFAVSLGHDESLIFPQPSYDERINLYPEKFRKGFIRFSIGLEDPDDIIGDLNQALKAIGL; encoded by the coding sequence ATGGCTAAAAAAGAAAACAAGTTCAAGGGGTATGATATTTCAACACAAGCCGTCCATACGGGCGTCGCTTATGATGCGGAAACAGGAGCCGTCCGCCGGCCGCTGCACATGGCCAATAGCTACAAGCTACCCGATGACCTGTCGAAGGTCAATTATTCTTCGACGGATCTGCTGATGTACGCCCGCAATGGCAACCCGAATCAGCACTGGCTGGAAGAAAAAGTCGCTGCCCTCCACGGAGCCGATGACGCCATCGTTCTGGGAAGCGGCGTCGCCGCCCTTCACGCTTTGTTCTGGACGCTGCTCAAGACAGGCGACCGCGTCGTCTATCCGAAAGTCAGCTATATGGCCGTCTATCGCCTGTTCCACGAATTATTCAACCGGAAATTCGGCGTCGAAACAGTCATGGTCGATATGACGGACCTGGAAGCCGTCAAAAAAGCGATTACGCCAGGGACGCGCCTGGTCCATATCGAGACGCCGGACAATCCAACTGACGGTATTTCAGACATTGCGGCCATTGCCAAAATCGCTCATGAAAATGGAGCGGCCTTGTCTGTCGACAATACCTTTGCATCGCCTCTCAATCAGCATCCCTTGGATTTCGGCGCTGACTTTGTCGTCGAATCGCTGACCAAATATATCAACGGCCACGGCGATGCCCAAGGAGGGGCTATCATTTCCAACGACTTGGCGACGATGGACCGGATCCGCTATGAAGCCCAGGTCAATGTCGGCTCTGTCATCAGTCCCTTCAATGCCTGGCAGATCTTCCGCGGTGCCGTCACCTTCCCTTTGCGGATGGAACGCATCAATGCGTCGACGCAAAAAATCGCAGAATGGCTGGAACAGCGCCAAAACGTCACGTTCGTTTCCTATCCCGGCCTGCCCAGCAACCCTGGCCACGAATTGGCCAAAAAGCAGATGAAACACGGTTTTGGCGGCGTTATTTCTTTTGGCATCGCTGCTGACGACAAGGCGGTCGAACGGTTCTGCGCGGCCTTGAAAGTCGTCACCTTTGCCGTCTCCCTCGGCCATGACGAAAGCCTGATTTTCCCGCAGCCGAGCTACGATGAACGCATCAATCTCTATCCGGAAAAATTCCGCAAGGGCTTCATCCGCTTCAGCATCGGCCTGGAAGATCCGGACGACATCATCGGCGACCTCAATCAGGCCTTGAAAGCCATCGGCTTATAA
- a CDS encoding arsenate reductase family protein, translated as MNIQIFGTNKCFDTKKAIRYFKERNIKVQFVDLKEKGLSKGEYTKVKQAVGGLDAMLNPKCKDKNALALIQYAVDDEKDAKVLDNQQVLKTPIVRNGTKATIGYVPEIWKTWE; from the coding sequence ATGAATATCCAGATTTTTGGCACGAATAAGTGTTTTGATACAAAGAAAGCCATCCGCTATTTCAAAGAACGGAACATCAAAGTCCAATTCGTCGACCTGAAAGAAAAGGGCCTGAGTAAAGGCGAATATACCAAGGTCAAACAAGCCGTCGGCGGCCTCGACGCCATGCTCAACCCGAAATGCAAAGATAAAAACGCGCTGGCCTTGATTCAATATGCCGTCGATGATGAAAAAGATGCTAAAGTCTTGGATAATCAGCAAGTCTTGAAGACGCCCATCGTCCGCAACGGTACTAAGGCTACCATAGGCTACGTACCGGAAATCTGGAAAACGTGGGAATGA
- a CDS encoding SDR family NAD(P)-dependent oxidoreductase: MDIAIVTGASSGLGREYVKLLDDEGLDEIWLVARRRPQLEDLAGALKTKSRLYPLDLTENDFFRILQQALTDSRAIVRYLIHAAGFGKMGSVMTIPSGVQEKMVDLNDRAAISLVELVLPYCKAGSHLVQICSCAAFLPIPELAVYSATKAFLLRYSRALAAELAPQGILVSAICPYWVKDTEFIATAIQTDRNQQFRHYPLAGTKEVIARRSFRAVKKGRVVITPDVVSTLLRFLSGWIPQSILLYGSRWFR; encoded by the coding sequence ATGGATATAGCCATTGTGACCGGTGCCTCTTCCGGGTTGGGAAGGGAATACGTAAAATTATTGGATGACGAAGGCTTAGATGAAATCTGGCTCGTCGCCCGGCGCCGTCCGCAGCTGGAAGACCTGGCCGGGGCCTTGAAGACGAAAAGCCGCCTCTATCCGCTGGACCTGACCGAGAACGATTTCTTTCGGATTTTACAGCAAGCCTTAACCGATAGTAGGGCTATCGTCCGCTATTTGATTCATGCAGCGGGCTTCGGCAAGATGGGTTCCGTCATGACGATTCCGTCAGGTGTTCAGGAAAAGATGGTCGACCTCAATGACCGGGCCGCAATCAGCCTGGTCGAGTTAGTCCTGCCATACTGCAAGGCCGGCAGCCACCTCGTCCAGATTTGTTCGTGTGCCGCTTTCCTGCCTATTCCGGAACTGGCCGTCTATTCGGCGACCAAGGCCTTTCTCCTGCGCTACAGCCGGGCCCTGGCCGCTGAACTGGCCCCACAGGGAATCCTCGTTTCTGCCATCTGCCCGTATTGGGTCAAAGACACGGAATTTATTGCGACGGCCATCCAGACCGATAGGAACCAGCAGTTCCGCCATTATCCCCTGGCAGGGACGAAAGAGGTCATTGCCCGCCGATCTTTCCGGGCCGTGAAAAAAGGCCGAGTCGTCATCACACCGGATGTCGTCTCGACCTTGCTTCGCTTTCTGTCGGGGTGGATTCCCCAATCTATTTTGTTATATGGTAGCCGTTGGTTCCGCTGA